CTCACGATCAGGCCCACGGCGATCACCATCGCCGGCACGAACGCGACGAGCAGCCAGGACAGGCCCACGTCCTCCTGGAGGGCCATCACGATGCCCGCCACGCACATGATCGGCGCGGTGACCAGCATCGTGCACACCATGACCACCAGCAGTTGCACCTGCTGCACGTCGTTGGTGTTGCGGGTGATCAGGGACGACGGCCCGAACGCGGCGACCTCGCGCGCGGACAGCTCGCCGACCCGGTGGAACAGCGCGGAGCGCACGTCACGGCCGAACCCCATGGCCGTGCGGGCGCTGTAGTAGACCGCGCCGACCGAGCAGACGATCTGCACGGTCGTGACCAGCAGCATCCAGCCGCCGGTGGACATGATGTAGCCGGTGTCACCGGTGGCGATGCCGAAGTCGATGATGTCGGCGTTGAGGCTGGGCAAGTACAGCGAGGCGACCGTGCCGACGAGCTGGAGCGCCAGCACGGCGGTCAGTTCGCGCCTATAGGGCCGCAGGTAGACCCGGAGCAGGCGGGTGAGCAAGTTTCCCCCATAAGAAACCGATCGTGTCTAATAGGAGGTACGGTAGACCCGTTGGATAAGAAACGCAACGTATCTTAGGGGCAGGGTGACGGACGGGAAGTCGCGCCGCAGGGGAGCGGAGCTGGAGACGGCCATCTTGGACGCCGCGTGGGCGGAGCTCAGCGAGCACGGCTACGGGCGGTTGACCATGGAGGGCGTCGCGGCGCGCGCCGGGACCAGCAAGCCCGTCCTGTACCGGCGGTGGTCGAGCCGGGCGGAGCTGGCGCTGGCCGCCTGGAACAGCCGGGTCCCCGTGGAGGTGGAGGTCGCCGACACCGGCGTGCTGCGCGAGGACCTGGTGGTGCTGTTCGACCGGATCGCCCGCCGCGCCGGCACGATGGTCAACGGGGTGATCGCCGGGGTCATGGCCGAGGCGTTCCGGCACCCGGAGATGGCCGAGCTGCTGCGCGAACGCCTGGCGAACCCCACGGGACTGACCGACGCCGTGCGTCAGATCGTCGACCGGGCGGTGGAACGCGGCGAACTGCGCCCGCTGGAACTGCCCCACCGCGCCGCCCGCGCCCCGCTGGACCTCGTGCGCAACGAGTTCATCGCCTGCGGCGGCCCGGTCGACGACGACGTGATCGCCGCACTCGTGGACGAGGTGTACCTCCCGTTGCTGCGCGGCCTGGGCGTGGACTGACGCCGGCGGGCCGCCGCGACCCGGGTCAGAGCGGGACCACGTAGGAGATGAAGCCCCGGTTCTCGGCGACCTGGTCGTACAAGCGGCGCGCGGTGTCGTTGCTCTCCTGGGTGTGCCAGTAGACCCGCGAGCACTCCCGCTCCCGCGCCCACTCCACCACCCCGCCGATCAACGCCCGCCCGACACCCAGCCCCCGGGCGTCCGGCGCGGTGAACAGGTCTTGCAGGTAGCAGACGTCCGGTGCGGTGGTGCTGGCGTGCACCAGGAAGTGCGCGATGCCGACCAGGCGACCGTCGTGCCGGGCCCCCAGCGCGTGCATCCGCACGTCCCGCTGGAACTCCCGCCACGCCCGGTCCAGCAGCAGCGGCGGCAGCTCACGGCCGTAGAAAGCGTTGTAGCCGACGAAAAGCTCCTCCCAGGCCGCGCGGTCGGCCGGCAGGAGTGGCCCCAGGGTGATCATGCGCGACACCCTACGGGGCTAGGCTCGCAACCCCGACCCACTGCGGAGGAACGATGAGCCAGTCGGCGAGGCAACTGCTGGACAGGATCAGGGACGAGGTCGCGGACGAGCACGGGGAGAACCGCTTCGTGCCGCTGGTCGAGGCCGGCACGGCGCCCCTGACGTCGATCGGCGCGCTGGCCGCCGAGGAGAGCCGGATCGTGCCGGGCGACTGGCGCAGCTTCCTCACCCTGGCCGCCAACGCCGACGACCCCGCCGCCCGCGGCTTCTTCACCAGCCTGGCCCAGGGCGAAGGCCTGGTGCTGCCCCTGCTGGACCCCTTGGCCCGCAAGGCCGGCGTGGACCCGGCGAAGTACCGCTACCGACCGGGCTGCCAGGCCTACGCCTCCTACGTGGCGTGGCTCGCGCTCAACACCGAACCCGCCGTGGCAGCAGTGGCGATGCTGACCAACTTCGCCGCGTGGGGCGAGTACTGCGGCCGAATCTCGACCGGCCTGCGCGCCCACTACGGGTTCGAACCCGAGGACACGGCGTTCTTCGACTTCTTCGCCACCCCGGTGCCGGAACTGGAGCAGCAGGGCGTCGACGCGGTGCAGGCGGGACTGGACGCGGGCATCGACTTCAGCAGCGCGGTCGAACACGTGCGCCTGCTGCAGGGTTACGAACTGATGTTCTGGAACACGCTGGCCGACGCGGCGTAGCTGCACGCAGCGGGTGCTTTTCGGCGCGCGCAGCGCGCTTTTGTGTGTGGTGGTCCCAACCACAGGTGGAGGGCCTCGGTTCCCCCGCCGTATGGCCTGCCCGAAGGGCTACCACAGATTTCCCCGGTGCAGCCGAAATTTTTTGCGAGGAACGAGCCAAAAATTTTAGCGGCACCGGGGAAATCTGTGGTTGGCTTTGCCAGGTCATGCGGCGGGGGAACCGACGCCCTTCACCCCCCGCTGGCGGCCTGCCGCGCGGCGAGCGCCGCTTTTCATCTTTTGATCTTTCGAGCGCTTCGCGCGTACCAGCGCGAAGCGCGTTCGGCTTGAGAGCGAAGCGTTCCGGTTTAAAGCGCTTAAAAGCGAAAAGCGCCTCGCCGGCGGGCAGGCCACCAAAGATGACTCAACTGCAACGGCGGGGGCTTCTTGCTTTTGTCATCTCCGTATGGCCTGGCAGAGCCTACCACATTTTCCAGGGGTTGCCGCTAAAACTTTTGCTCGTTCCTCGCAAAACTTTCGGCTGCAACCCCTGGAAAATGTGGTAGCCCTTCGGGCAGGCCATACGGAGATGACAAAAGCAAGAAGCCCAAGTTGGATTGTGTCCTCTCCGGTGGACTGCCACCCGGCAAAGCGAATGGGCTGGCGGCCGGCGAAGCGGTGGACTGCTTGCTCGGCCCGGTGGGTCAGCCGACGCGGCCCAAGTCTGGCGTGTCGATGCGGCCCTCGGCGTGGAGGTCCAGGAACAGGTCCACCACTGCCGGGTCGAACAGGGTGCCGCGGCCGTCGCGCAGTACGGTCAGGGCCTCGTCGGGGGAGAACGCGGGTCGGTGGGGGCGGTCTGCCAGGAGGGCCGCCCCCACGTCGCATACCGCGACGACGCGTGCCTCCCACCGGATCGCCGTGCCGGTCAAGCCCTGCGGGTAGCCGGAGCCGTCGTAGCGTTCGTGGTGTTGGCGGATGGTTTGCGCCACTGGGAACAGGCCCGG
This DNA window, taken from Saccharothrix variisporea, encodes the following:
- a CDS encoding TetR/AcrR family transcriptional regulator encodes the protein MTDGKSRRRGAELETAILDAAWAELSEHGYGRLTMEGVAARAGTSKPVLYRRWSSRAELALAAWNSRVPVEVEVADTGVLREDLVVLFDRIARRAGTMVNGVIAGVMAEAFRHPEMAELLRERLANPTGLTDAVRQIVDRAVERGELRPLELPHRAARAPLDLVRNEFIACGGPVDDDVIAALVDEVYLPLLRGLGVD
- a CDS encoding GNAT family N-acetyltransferase; protein product: MITLGPLLPADRAAWEELFVGYNAFYGRELPPLLLDRAWREFQRDVRMHALGARHDGRLVGIAHFLVHASTTAPDVCYLQDLFTAPDARGLGVGRALIGGVVEWARERECSRVYWHTQESNDTARRLYDQVAENRGFISYVVPL
- a CDS encoding transcriptional regulator; amino-acid sequence: MSQSARQLLDRIRDEVADEHGENRFVPLVEAGTAPLTSIGALAAEESRIVPGDWRSFLTLAANADDPAARGFFTSLAQGEGLVLPLLDPLARKAGVDPAKYRYRPGCQAYASYVAWLALNTEPAVAAVAMLTNFAAWGEYCGRISTGLRAHYGFEPEDTAFFDFFATPVPELEQQGVDAVQAGLDAGIDFSSAVEHVRLLQGYELMFWNTLADAA